The Mailhella massiliensis DNA segment TGCGAAGCTCCCCGATGAGGCGAAGAAGCGCGGCGTCATCGCCGCCTCGGCGGGCAATCACGCCCAGGGCTGCGCCCTTTCCGGCGCAAGGCTCGGCGTGAAGGCCACCATCGTCATGCCCAAGACCACGCCCGACATCAAGGTGGACGCGGTGCGCCGCTTCGGCGGCAACGTGGTGCTCTTCGGCAACAGCTTCGACGAGGCCTATGCCGAATCCATGCGCCTTGCCGAAAAGGAAGGCCTCACCCTCATTCCGCCCTACGACGATTCCGACGTCATCGCCGGGCAGGGCACCATCGCCCGGGAACTGCTGGAACAGGACAGCCGCCTGACCCACGTCTTCGTGCAGGTGGGCGGCGGCGGGCTCGCCGCAGGCATCGCCGTGTACATCAAGCAGATTCTCCCCGGAGTGAAGGTCATCGGCGTGGAAGCCAAGGGTTCCGCCTGCCTCAAGGCCGCCTGGGAAAAGGGTTCCCCCGTGACGCTGGAGCGCGTTTCCCTCTTTGCCGACGGCGTGGCCGTGAAGCGCATAGGCGACGAGACCTTCCGCGTGCTGCGCGAGAACCTCGATGAAATCATCACCTGCAGCAACGACGAAATCTGCGCCGCGCTCAAGGACATCTTCGACGATACCCGCGCCATTGCCGAACCTTCCGGCGCGCTTTCCCTCGCGGGACTCAAGAAATACGTTGCGGAACACGACATGACGGGCGCGCGCACCGCGGCCATTCTTTCCGGCGCGAACATGAACTTCCACACCCTGCGCTTCGTTTCCGAACGCTGCGAGGTGGGCGAACAGCGCGAAGGCATCATTTCCGTGACCATTCCCGAAAAGAAGGGCGCGTTCCTCGACCTGTGCCGCAAGCTCGGCAACCGCATGGTGACGGAATTCAACTACCGCTTCTCCGATCCCTCGCAGGCGGAAATCTTCACCTCCCTGCGCCTCACCGAAGGCATGGACGAGCTTGAACGCATCATCGCAAGCCTCAGGGAGGCGGGCTACAGCGTCACCGACATGACGCGCAACACCTTCGCCAAGAGCCATGTGCGCTACATGATCGGCGGCAAGGCCCCGAGCATGGTGAAGAACGAGCACATTCTGAGCTTCCAGTTCCCGGAACGCACCGGCGCGCTCCTGCACTTTCTGGAAACGCTGGGCACGAACTTCAACGTCACCATGTTCCATTACCGCAACCACGGCGCGGAATACGGCCGCGTGGCCTGCGGCTTCGAGCTCGCTCCCGAACAGTGCGAGGAATTCTACGCCAACCTCAACAAGCTCGGCTTCGCCTGGTGGGACGAAACCGCCAACGAGGCCTGCAGAAAGTTCCTTGCTCCTCTGGAATAGGGCCGGATGCCGCAGGTCGGCATGACGCATCAGAAGCCCCGGCATAACGCCGGGGCTTTTTTTTGTTCTCCGTCCCTTCCCCGGGCCGTTTTTCCGCCCCGGAAAGGCGGAAAAACGACATTTATGCCCCGGACGTCCTTGCAGAGCGACCTTTTTGAGCAAGATGTTTTGACAATGAACGCGGTATCGGTGTACCTTGAATTTCTCATAGCCCTAAGGAACTGTTACGGGCCTTTTTTATTACCCCAAGGAGGGAACAGAAGTGAAACGCTTTCTTGCAGCCATGTGTCTGGGCATGATGGCCTTCGCCCCGCAGGCGAACGCCGCGGAACCCGCCAAAATCCACATCGGCGTGTGCACCGGTACGGTGTCTCAGTCCGAAGACGATCTGCGCGGCGCCGAAGCGCTCATCAAGAAGTACGGTGATGTCGCCAACGGCGGCATGATCAAGCACATCACCTACCCCGACAACTTCATGACCGAAATGGAGACCACCATCTCCCAGATCGTGTCCTTCGCCGACGACCCCGACATGAAGGCCGTCATCGTCAACCAGGGCATCCCCGGCACCACGGCCGCCTTCCAGCGCATCCGTGAAAAGCGCCCCGACATCATGCTCCTCGTGGGTGAAGCCCATGAAGACCCCAATGTCATTGAAAGCGCCGCCGACCTCGCCATCAACGCCGACAACATCTCCCGCGGCTACCTCATCATCGCCGCCGCCAAGAAGCTCGGCGTCACCGACTTCGTGCATATTTCCTTCCCCCGCCACATGAGCTACGAACTCCTTTCCCGCCGCCGCAACATCATGGAAGCGGCCTGTAAGGATCTCGGCGTCAACTTCCACTTCATGAGCGCTCCCGACCCCACCTCCGACGTCGGTGTGGCCGGCGCCCAGCAGTACATTCTGGAACAGGTTCCCCAGTGGCTCGACAAGCTCGGCCCGAAGACCGCCTTCTTCTGCACCAACGACGCCCACACCGAACCTCTGCTCAAGCGCCTCACCGAAGACAAGGGCGGCTACTTCATCGAAGCCGACCTGCCCTCCCCGCTCATGGGCTATCCCGGCGCTCTGGGCATCGACCTTGCCGATGTGTCCGGCGACTTCCCCGCCATTCTGAAGCGCGTTGAAGACACCGTCGTCGCCAAGGGCGCGGCCGGCCGCATGGGCACCTGGACCTACTCCTACGGCTTCACCAACTCCCTGGGCCTCGGCGAACTCGCCATCAAGTACGCCAAGGAAGGCGTGACCGGCGGCCGCAGCTTCCGCCGTCACTTCAAGAAGGAAGACCTCTTCGCCGCCTACAACGCCGCGACCCCCGGTTCCACCTGGAGCGGCGGCTACTATGTGGACGTGGCCACCGGCAAGGAAAAGAAGAACCACGTCCTCGTGTTCGAAGACCTGTACATCTTCGGCAAGGGCTACATGCACATGACCGAAGTGCCCGTGCCCGACAAGTTCAAGAAGATCAAGTAACCATGTAAGCGAGAGGGAAGGCTCCGGCCTTCCCTCTCACCGTATAAGGCGCTGAAAAAAGCCCGCTTTCAAGCACATTTCCGGGCCGCGCCCACCCCCGGAAACGAGTTTTGCCGTTTCC contains these protein-coding regions:
- the ilvA gene encoding threonine ammonia-lyase, biosynthetic; amino-acid sequence: MPSEHPTSAEYLRKILLSPVYDVARVTPLEYMEKLSERLGCRVSLKREDLQPVHSFKLRGAYNKIAKLPDEAKKRGVIAASAGNHAQGCALSGARLGVKATIVMPKTTPDIKVDAVRRFGGNVVLFGNSFDEAYAESMRLAEKEGLTLIPPYDDSDVIAGQGTIARELLEQDSRLTHVFVQVGGGGLAAGIAVYIKQILPGVKVIGVEAKGSACLKAAWEKGSPVTLERVSLFADGVAVKRIGDETFRVLRENLDEIITCSNDEICAALKDIFDDTRAIAEPSGALSLAGLKKYVAEHDMTGARTAAILSGANMNFHTLRFVSERCEVGEQREGIISVTIPEKKGAFLDLCRKLGNRMVTEFNYRFSDPSQAEIFTSLRLTEGMDELERIIASLREAGYSVTDMTRNTFAKSHVRYMIGGKAPSMVKNEHILSFQFPERTGALLHFLETLGTNFNVTMFHYRNHGAEYGRVACGFELAPEQCEEFYANLNKLGFAWWDETANEACRKFLAPLE
- a CDS encoding DUF3798 domain-containing protein, with protein sequence MKRFLAAMCLGMMAFAPQANAAEPAKIHIGVCTGTVSQSEDDLRGAEALIKKYGDVANGGMIKHITYPDNFMTEMETTISQIVSFADDPDMKAVIVNQGIPGTTAAFQRIREKRPDIMLLVGEAHEDPNVIESAADLAINADNISRGYLIIAAAKKLGVTDFVHISFPRHMSYELLSRRRNIMEAACKDLGVNFHFMSAPDPTSDVGVAGAQQYILEQVPQWLDKLGPKTAFFCTNDAHTEPLLKRLTEDKGGYFIEADLPSPLMGYPGALGIDLADVSGDFPAILKRVEDTVVAKGAAGRMGTWTYSYGFTNSLGLGELAIKYAKEGVTGGRSFRRHFKKEDLFAAYNAATPGSTWSGGYYVDVATGKEKKNHVLVFEDLYIFGKGYMHMTEVPVPDKFKKIK